One genomic segment of Catalinimonas alkaloidigena includes these proteins:
- a CDS encoding MerR family transcriptional regulator, with the protein MTYKEKEIEKKYFSIGEVAEQLNIAPSQIRFWEGEFDVIKPQKNRNGKRQFTKEDIEKLKMVYHLVKEKGYTLQGAKQMIKNNNKGLKDKMEMIESLEEVKAFLVELKQKLDNQ; encoded by the coding sequence ATGACCTATAAAGAAAAAGAAATTGAGAAGAAATACTTTTCCATAGGAGAAGTAGCCGAGCAACTTAACATTGCACCTTCTCAGATAAGGTTCTGGGAAGGAGAATTTGATGTCATCAAGCCGCAGAAGAACCGGAATGGAAAACGGCAGTTTACGAAGGAAGATATTGAGAAGCTTAAGATGGTATATCATCTGGTAAAAGAAAAAGGATATACCTTGCAGGGGGCCAAACAAATGATAAAGAATAACAATAAAGGTCTCAAAGATAAAATGGAAATGATTGAGTCTCTGGAAGAAGTGAAAGCATTTTTAGTTGAGTTAAAACAAAAGCTGGATAACCAATAA